GAGATTTGTATCATCAGGGAAGAAAGCAAACAGGGCAGCCAATTTCTCCCCATtgtatacaaatatacaaatgcAGTTTAAAGAGAACCTCTGGAAAAGAAATAAGATGCAATTATAACTTGCTTGGAAAATCAgattttcttcacttttatttCTCATACCTGAGAGATGTGACTAAAATACTGCAAAGCTGTCTCCACGGGGCTTTTGAAGTACATCTTCTCCTGAGGCTTCATCTATGAAGAGAGTAAGACatccacaatggaatgaaataaaatacaggcAAATATGGTTAAAGACATAGCATCCTTTCTAAAGCACCAGGTATTATTTCACTGTGCTAAGAGGGCGATCACTATTGCGCTAGGAGATGTATACTACATAGCCTAATCCTTACCTCGTGCTTCTGTGACAGTAGCCACAAATCCACAAGTAATTCTTTTATCTCTAGTTTACCTCCTTGTTTTTCAATTGCTATctacacattttgtttgttccttttttctttcttttaaaaaaaatttcagtttttttttttggccgtgccacgtggcttgcgggatcttagttccctgaccagggattgaacccaagcccccATGGTGAAAgttccaagtcctaaccactggaccacgagggaattcCCCCAAAATTTCAGTTCTTAGCCACTGTATTCTTTGTATAGTTCCTACACACCAGGAATGGGATAAGATTGTTTGTGACGGGGAGGAAAAACTTACATTATCAGAAAGAGCCAGATACTTGCAGGCAGTTCCACAAACAGCACATTTTTCTAGcggggaaagggaaaaaaatgtttggttCTCATGGGCATGAGGTAAGATTTTCCTAAAGTACATGATAACAGTCAAGTAGGCTAGCTAATGAAAAGAGGGTTCTTACTGAATTCAAAATGTCACTGTGCTATAAAAGGACATCGACTTGAGCTCCATTCTCGAAATCAGTGTTTCAAACTTGTATGTTAATGAGAAGTAAGGCTTTCACACTGTACCTCTACCCATCTCCCTTTTTATAAATTCCCAGTTTTCTTCTGCAGGTGAGGGACAGTAGCCTCCCAGCAGGAGTACAGGGGTGTACATTTACTAGAGTCTGGGAAGAGTACCAAAGATCTCAActttaagttattattttttattctatctaCCTGACAGTAGGCACACATTAGGCACCATAAGAAACTCTCCAACTATTCCTGCCTTGTTCTCACTTTGCTAATATTCCTGGATATTGTTTTGAAGCTCTCCTACTCTCATTTTCTAACTAACCCAATCTGAAAGATGTGGAAATTAAAATTCCTAATCTTCCTGTGAAGTTAAAATTTTAGTAGTGGTGCTGGTTATTGATTAAGATAAATGCCATGTCCGGAGAAAACATCACATGACATATGCTTCACCGAGACAAACCGCTCCAAAGTGAGCTGCTGTTACCATAGTAGTAGCTTTGTTACATTAGCAGATAACTTAAAAGGGTCATGAGATTCACCTAGAGAAAAAGCTTCTCCAGAGGCTACCTAACCTGACTCTTCTTTCCTTGGGGATGAAGTTTTTCCCCGTCTTCCTTCCATATTATTGCCAGAGTGAGCTAGCAAGTGCAAATCATTCTTCtatttaagaaaaagacaagaCAAAGAAACTTCCACAGCTCTCCATCACCTGCAGGATAAAGTTCAGGTTCTTTAGCCTGGTATATAGAGCCTTCCATCATATGGCCACTACCTACCTCTCTAGCCTCATCTCTCACCATTTCTTACTTTATCCTTTTATGCTCTACCAATCCCAACCACATGTACTTCCCTGTACTAAGTTTAATGATGTTGTATTCCTTTACACGTGCTGTTCTCTTAAACCAGAATGATCTTCCCTGCCTAATTCACTTGGCAGACTCCAGTTTATTACTCAAAACTCTATTGAAGCAACACCTCTTCTATGAAATTTTCCCTGATCAAAACATCCTAAGTCCCTCTTCTGGACCTACTACCCAGAATACATACCTACAGAATATAATACGTACCttgtaagttaagaaaaaaagacacacctTAAATTTGTCTCTTCTAAGACTTAACAGCTGCAAGAACTTGGTCAAATCACCTATTTGAACCagctcctcatttgtaaaatgggtctACTAATAATTACCTCCTGGGATTGTGGTGAGGATACATAAAATTGGTACACATGAAAATACTGTTTAAACCACAAAGGTATCACCCACCACTATCGCCATCGTCAACATTTCTAATTAAATTGATTTCACAGATTATACTACTTCCCATTAGAAATGGCTCTTGTTATCAACCACTTTCCCAATttctattcattatttttattttttctcttttctctgatcAGTCTGACAACCTTGTGGCTTTCCCTGCCACAGGCTTCAGAACACTGACAAGCACCTTTTGATATTCAAGTAATAGACAGTCCATTTGCTaaatcattccttttaatggattCCTCCGATTTTCATAATCAACAGTTTCCTATTATACACACACCACCTTCAGCCTACTAAGTGATTTTTATTCCaagttacacagaaaaatggCTAATCATTATTTCTaggttaaaaacatttttgccTGAATCTGAAAACAGTTAAATCACTCACCCAGAGTCAAACACTTTTTACAGAAAATATGGCCACAGCTGGTGACAAAGAAATGGGCCCCATCTTTTCGGAAACACAGGTTGCAGTGAAACCAATCCATTCTGcagcagagaaagagaataaCCTGGGGCATAACATAATTATAGCTGTTCCAAAATCTACTTAACAATGTTTGCTTAGTTTCTGCTAACTTACTGGGATGTGGGCATATTATTATGGGTATTCCAATTGGATGTGAGGAAGTACATATACCTCTGAAGTGAAAAAAGCAGACTGAAGACTATGCTATGTcattttctaaagagaaaaagtATACATATCTAGAAGAGTAATAGgacaatgatgatttttttttgaatggtgagatcatgtgtatgtgtgtgtgtgtgtgtgtgtgtgtgtgtgttgcctttacactttttttgttttctaaattttctggaTTAATTCAGGCACTAATTTGtaattagaaaaaacaatcctaaaaaaaaaatctatttctttcCTAATAGTTTCCTGTGATACAGCAATATGGAGCAAGGAGGAGGTTGTAGACCAAATATACAAGATCACATATTAGCCACTTGGGACACATTTTATCTAATGGAAACATTGTTTATGAATGATGTCTCAGCTTTTCACATTTCCTTCTACTCCATAGAAACTCAGAATCATAGATCTGGAAGGGATCTTGAaaatcatttaacattttttccaACCCCATCATTTTTCAAAAGATGTATCTGATATTCACTGAAATGTAAGATTTTAAATGAAGACACTGACATAAAAAATAcagagctgagggcttccctggtggcacagtggttgagagtccgcctgccgatgcaggggacacgggtttgtgccccggtccgggaagatcccacatgggagcggctggacctgtgagccatggccgctgagcctgcgcgtccggagcctgtgctccgcaacgggagaggccacaacagtgagaggcccgcgtaccgaaaaaaaaatacagagctgACACATAGAGCTGTAATTAGTTCATACATTTAATAGATTTATGCTTAATTTCATGCATATACTACaagaatgtaatatatattactttaatttcatgtaaaattaaattgggggaaaaaatcaaaacagaaggtAAAATTTTTCCCCActgaagtcttttttcttttgaagtcttttctttaaaaaaattttaaagtagtttaTGGAGACATTTGCTCAAAGAATATTGGCTGGTTTGTGCCACACTGTAATATTTTTGTCACATAAGGGCAAGATTCACGATAAAAACTTACTGAATAAACGTTTCAATGCAAAGACATTACATAGAGGCATGAGCTTCAGATACCTATTTGTTGCTCACAGATACACTAACTTCTACCAGAAAGTGAGTCTAAAGAACTACTGAAAAGGTCACAGTTATATATGCCCTGGTTTGTTTAGGGGAAGCAAGAACAATTTTAATCAAATGCGCTGACCAAATGAACCCTTTAAAAGAAGGGCTGTTAACAGGATTTGTGAGGGCAAGACTCGTCTGATTTCTAGGGGTGATGGAGATTTAGCAGAGTCTCAGATTTACCAGTAGCTCTTTTTTAACTACACTCCCTACCTGTTTGGCCGCAGTGATCCCAAAAGGCCTCGGATCTCACCGAAATCTATCAGTTCTCAAGAAATGGCGGGAAAATATACAGCCAGCCTGGCACCGGCGAGAGGCAAGAGGCTGGGCGTGGCCCGCGGCGCTGTGTGAGAGGCGTGGGCGGGGCCCAGAGCTTGAGCGAGGCGTGGGCGGGGCCGAGAGGCAAGAgtgcgttttctttttttttttttggtacgcgggcctctcactgttgtggtctctcccgttgcggagcacaggctccggacgcgcaggctcagcggccgtggctcacgggcccagccgctccgcggcatgtgggatcttcccggaccggagcacgagcccgtgtcccctgcatcggcaggcggactctcaaccactgcgccaccagggaagcccaagagtgcgTTTTCTTAATAGTCCGGGAAAATCTACCTCATTTAAGATTGGGAACAAATAAGAAATATGATCTAATCCCATACATGCTATGGAAACAAGGTGAAAATAAACCTAATAATGTTCAAGCAGACATAACACACTAGAAaaatgtggtcacaaagcagatGAAAACTTTAACttagtattttttcttctctctttctttaacctaatatttttaagggaaataaaataatagatgaTTTGCAAGAAAAGCGtaaatcagaaatagaaaagctAAAAAGTGATACGGGTAGAGAAGAGTCGCGTATTAAATGAGAACTAACCAgtctcaggaaaaaaatttttttaacttttttcagaaataaaaaaagcaCATTTAAGGGCTGAAAGGAGAATggtttttctaaaaagaaagataaaagtttTCAAGAGAAAgtgatagatacagagaacaagcaaAAGAGATTTTACACACACATTTATCCTCACAAGGAAAACCAGAGCAATGTAtcagaacaaatatttaaaacaaaattttgagaaaattttcCTGAAATAAGACTTAAGTCTACATATTGCAAAGGCCTACAGTGTATAGGAGAAAACTGACCCAGAACAGTTTAAACCAAAACATTTTCTAGTAAAACTATTAAATTAgtctttaaagataaggaaaaaacCCTTTGAGCATCCAGACAAAAAGTACTAGTCatttataaggaaaagaaaattagactGGTGTCAGACTTCTTTACAGCATCATTTTATGCTAGAAACAATGAAACTGCATTTTCaagattttcaaaaagaaaatatgatccAAGAATTTTATATCCCCTTATCCTGTGTTCAGGTGTAAAGGCTGCTGACAAAAAAATCTGAACATTAGCTTTTCCTGAGGAAGCTGCTAAGTAATGGTTCTCAAGCGTCTTGGTCTCAGAACTcctttaccttttaaaaagtactcaggggcctccctggtggcgcagtggttgagagtccgcctgccgatgcaggggacacgggttcgtgccccgatcccggaggatcccacatgccgcggagcggctgggcccgcgagccgtggccgcggagcctgtgtgtccggagcctgtgctccgcaacgggagaggccgcagcagtgagaggcccgcgtacagcaaaaaaataaataaataaataaataaataaaaataaaaaataaaaagtactcagGTTGCGGCGCAGCGACTGCTGCAAGATGGAAGTGGGCTCGGCGGCCGAAGATGGTCGGGATGGTTCCCGGGAGCGGCGAGGCTTGGGTGAAGCCAAGAGGCCGCAGCAGAACCATGAAGTGTGGCCTCAGTCCGGGGCAGACCGGTTACCAAAACATTCCTGCTGGTTGGATCTCTGGCTCTTCGTCCTCTTAGACGTGGTGTTGTTCTTCTTCGTGTATTTTTTGCCCTGAATGGTTTGCCTGGTACCTAAATTAAGAATTTTGGCTCCTGGAGTGGATCCTGAAAATGACTACAAACTTCTTGAACAAAGAAGACAGGACTGTGCACCAGAAGAATTTCAAACTCTAAGGGaccttcatttcattttacacATTCTGTTATTCTTTGCGGGGACTATATTAAATGGGTAATGATCTCAGACATTCATAGCTAAGTTCTTAAAACTTGGCTCTGATTCacgttttaaaactttttacagGTTATCTGGTGGCTTTACAGAGGCTGAACGTAAAAAGTATTTATACATGAAGGTTTATTATACTCATTAGGAAAtagattaatatttttcctttaacatttaaaGGGTTGGCCAAGGTTTAGTATGATGCAGATAATATGAAATAATAAggtgaaatatttagaaataaattatccAAAAGCAAGGGAAGGATTTTGAAAAAAGGAG
This sequence is a window from Mesoplodon densirostris isolate mMesDen1 chromosome 4, mMesDen1 primary haplotype, whole genome shotgun sequence. Protein-coding genes within it:
- the LOC132489321 gene encoding uncharacterized protein C4orf3-like, translating into MEVGSAAEDGRDGSRERRGLGEAKRPQQNHEVWPQSGADRLPKHSCWLDLWLFVLLDVVLFFFVYFLP